The following are from one region of the Bradyrhizobium septentrionale genome:
- a CDS encoding TRAP transporter substrate-binding protein, which translates to MITRTKDKTSSRRRFLKAAAAGAATAVVAPTVVSAQGPINMRWQSTWPSKDIFHEYALDYAKKVNDMTGGDLKIEVLPAGAVVPAFGLLDAVSKGVLDGGHGVLVYHYGKQTALALWGSGPAFGMDANMLLAWHKYGGGKELLAKLYESIGANVVSFPYGPMPTQPLGWFKKPISKTEDLKGLKFRTVGISIDLYSAQGAAVNALPGGEIVSAMDRGLLDAAEFNNATSDRVLGFPDVSKICMLQSYHQNAEQFEITFNRTKYDALPDKMKAIISNAVEAASAEMSWKAIDRYSKDYIELQTKDNVKFYKTPDSILKQQLVLYDDIVKKKAAENPIFKEILQSQIAFAKRALQWEMDTVVSRRTAFEHYFGANAAAKNI; encoded by the coding sequence ATGATCACACGAACCAAGGACAAGACTTCCAGTCGTCGTCGCTTTCTGAAAGCGGCTGCGGCAGGCGCTGCCACCGCCGTCGTCGCCCCGACCGTCGTCAGCGCCCAAGGGCCGATCAACATGCGCTGGCAGAGCACCTGGCCCTCGAAGGATATTTTCCACGAATACGCCCTCGACTACGCGAAAAAGGTCAACGACATGACCGGCGGCGATCTCAAGATCGAGGTGCTCCCGGCGGGTGCCGTGGTGCCCGCGTTCGGCTTGCTCGACGCGGTATCCAAAGGCGTGCTCGACGGCGGCCACGGCGTGCTCGTCTATCACTACGGCAAGCAGACGGCGCTCGCCCTGTGGGGCTCGGGACCCGCTTTCGGCATGGATGCCAACATGCTGCTGGCCTGGCACAAATACGGCGGCGGCAAGGAGTTGCTCGCCAAGCTGTACGAGTCGATCGGCGCCAATGTCGTCTCATTCCCCTACGGACCGATGCCGACTCAACCGCTCGGCTGGTTCAAGAAGCCGATCTCCAAGACCGAGGATCTCAAGGGGCTCAAATTCCGGACGGTCGGCATCTCCATCGACCTGTATTCGGCGCAGGGCGCCGCGGTCAACGCCTTGCCGGGCGGCGAAATCGTCTCGGCAATGGACCGCGGCCTGCTCGATGCGGCCGAGTTTAACAACGCCACGTCCGATCGCGTGCTCGGATTCCCCGACGTCTCCAAGATCTGCATGCTGCAGAGCTACCATCAGAACGCCGAGCAATTCGAGATCACTTTCAACAGGACGAAATACGATGCGCTGCCCGACAAGATGAAGGCCATCATATCGAACGCCGTCGAAGCGGCTTCGGCCGAAATGTCATGGAAGGCGATCGATCGCTACTCGAAGGACTACATCGAGCTGCAGACCAAGGATAACGTCAAGTTCTACAAGACGCCCGACAGCATCCTGAAGCAGCAGCTCGTACTCTACGACGACATCGTGAAGAAGAAGGCTGCGGAAAATCCGATCTTCAAGGAGATCCTGCAATCGCAGATCGCCTTCGCGAAAAGGGCTTTGCAATGGGAGATGGATACAGTGGTCAGCCGCCGCACGGCGTTTGAACACTATTTTGGCGCCAACGCGGCGGCCAAGAATATCTGA
- a CDS encoding polysaccharide deacetylase family protein, translated as MRSALGLMLASVVTAIVIAGVWFWTSSPRADAAPPQTTAAAKAEPLPAAAKQAARDDVETTAALSKRADATQAAAPAAAPAPAPMPAPVAAAPKCANPDALGISRTVVVDTNGGPGFGFLQYKQYDFLTDKEVVLTFDDGPWPTTPAVLKALADECTKAVFFPIGLHTTYHPDILRQVAAAGHTIGAHTWSHAHLANKKLTEQQAKDEIEKGFSAVKLALGANPAPFFRFPALAHTPATTAYLGTRNIAMFSVDVDSNDFKSKSADEVINNVMTKLDKEHKGIILMHDLQKHTAQALPTLLRKLKAGGYKVVWMKAKTQLETLPEYDAMMAKTEKPIATGRPIGNVVQTVAE; from the coding sequence ATGCGTAGTGCGTTGGGCCTGATGCTGGCCAGTGTTGTAACGGCGATCGTGATCGCCGGTGTGTGGTTCTGGACCTCCTCCCCGCGTGCCGACGCGGCTCCTCCGCAAACCACGGCCGCAGCCAAGGCCGAGCCGCTTCCGGCGGCGGCGAAACAGGCCGCCAGGGACGATGTCGAGACGACCGCCGCGCTGTCGAAGCGCGCCGATGCCACCCAGGCGGCAGCCCCGGCCGCGGCCCCCGCGCCGGCGCCGATGCCGGCTCCCGTCGCGGCCGCACCCAAATGCGCCAACCCCGATGCGCTGGGCATCAGCCGCACCGTCGTGGTCGACACCAATGGCGGCCCGGGCTTCGGCTTCCTGCAGTACAAGCAGTATGACTTCCTGACCGACAAGGAGGTCGTGCTGACCTTCGACGACGGTCCGTGGCCGACCACGCCCGCCGTGCTCAAGGCGCTGGCGGATGAATGCACCAAGGCGGTGTTCTTCCCGATCGGCCTGCACACCACCTATCACCCTGACATCCTCCGCCAGGTCGCCGCCGCCGGCCACACCATCGGCGCCCACACCTGGTCGCATGCGCATCTGGCGAACAAGAAGCTCACCGAGCAGCAGGCCAAGGACGAGATCGAGAAAGGCTTCAGCGCGGTGAAGCTGGCGCTGGGCGCCAACCCGGCCCCGTTCTTCCGTTTCCCGGCACTGGCGCATACGCCGGCGACAACCGCCTATCTCGGCACCCGCAACATCGCGATGTTCTCCGTCGACGTCGACTCCAACGACTTCAAGTCCAAGAGCGCGGACGAGGTGATCAACAACGTGATGACCAAGCTCGACAAGGAGCACAAGGGCATCATCCTGATGCACGACCTGCAGAAGCACACCGCGCAGGCGCTGCCGACGCTGCTGCGCAAGCTGAAGGCAGGCGGCTACAAGGTGGTCTGGATGAAGGCCAAGACCCAGCTCGAGACGCTGCCCGAATACGACGCGATGATGGCGAAGACCGAGAAGCCGATCGCAACGGGCCGGCCAATCGGCAACGTCGTGCAGACGGTCGCCGAGTAA
- a CDS encoding TerB family tellurite resistance protein, with product MLDGLRQFIADIVSPDAQADRSFDDGDYRLAATALLVHVVSLDGEPTVAEKRKLHSLIESRFQLDPGTADKLIASAMRVEGEAVDLYHFTSVIMRSVNEEGRLRIVEMMWELVYADGQVSEFEDNVVWRAADLLGISSRDRIDLKHRVAEKQAALPKGPWGTADAAI from the coding sequence ATGCTCGACGGACTCCGCCAATTCATTGCCGATATCGTCTCCCCCGATGCACAGGCCGACCGCAGCTTCGACGACGGCGATTATCGGCTGGCGGCGACCGCGCTGCTGGTGCATGTCGTCTCGCTCGACGGCGAACCGACAGTGGCCGAAAAGCGCAAGCTGCACAGCCTGATCGAGAGCCGGTTTCAGCTCGATCCCGGCACCGCCGACAAGCTGATCGCCTCCGCCATGCGGGTCGAGGGCGAAGCCGTGGATCTCTATCACTTTACCAGCGTGATCATGCGCTCGGTGAACGAGGAGGGACGGCTGCGCATCGTCGAGATGATGTGGGAGCTGGTCTATGCCGACGGCCAGGTCAGCGAGTTCGAGGACAATGTGGTCTGGCGCGCCGCCGATCTGCTCGGCATTTCCTCGCGCGACCGCATCGACCTCAAGCATCGGGTCGCCGAGAAGCAGGCGGCGCTGCCAAAAGGCCCCTGGGGCACCGCGGACGCGGCAATCTGA
- a CDS encoding adenylate/guanylate cyclase domain-containing protein has translation MSDTQAHFAVLRQTTDPAVVDAMQQLITDGHDRELNRINVLDFSRRTGLDEEQVISGFLHASRLGLFDMSWNVLCPGCGGVLDAHSTLKSLRHDDYNCALCAAGYEASVDELVEVAFTVSPRVRRIAAHEPNTLPIWEYFRQIFWSSGIEFDESSVSTLINEVTLEGLELPPGEKAILSLNLPSEFVIVFEPVTHSAHFFAVEGEPTTDRQQFSIAFNQSHAPTGTSTMRPGPLRLSLENHADVRVLPSVWIAGDPLHKLLGKRKPILTAKRMLSNQTFRDVFKADNLTVDQRLKITALTFLFTDLKGSTALYERVGDLAAFDLVRAHFHALLEIIASEHGAVVKTIGDAVMATFIRPEHALSAGLRMRAAMKQLNTERGKEDLIVKIGIHEGPCLAVTLNERQDYFGQTVNIAARVQSLSTSQEIHLTQPVMESAEVAGILDREAIKPIQKEAALRGIADKLVVYEIP, from the coding sequence ATGAGCGATACGCAGGCCCATTTCGCAGTCCTCAGGCAGACGACCGATCCGGCCGTCGTCGATGCCATGCAGCAACTGATCACTGACGGCCATGATCGCGAGCTTAATCGCATCAACGTTCTGGATTTCTCGCGCCGCACCGGGCTCGACGAGGAGCAGGTGATCTCCGGCTTCCTGCATGCCTCCCGGCTTGGCCTGTTCGACATGAGCTGGAACGTGCTCTGTCCGGGGTGCGGCGGCGTGCTCGATGCGCATTCGACGCTGAAGTCGCTGCGCCATGACGACTACAATTGCGCGCTCTGCGCAGCCGGTTACGAGGCGTCCGTCGACGAGCTGGTCGAGGTTGCCTTCACCGTCAGCCCGCGGGTCCGTCGCATTGCCGCGCACGAGCCGAACACGCTGCCGATCTGGGAATATTTCCGGCAGATATTCTGGAGTTCGGGGATCGAGTTCGACGAGAGCTCGGTGTCGACCCTGATCAACGAGGTGACGTTGGAAGGGCTCGAATTGCCGCCCGGCGAGAAGGCGATCCTGTCGCTCAATCTGCCCAGTGAATTCGTCATCGTGTTCGAGCCGGTGACGCATTCGGCGCACTTCTTTGCCGTCGAAGGCGAGCCCACCACCGATCGCCAGCAGTTCTCGATCGCATTCAACCAGTCGCATGCGCCGACCGGCACCTCGACGATGCGGCCTGGACCGCTGCGGCTCTCGCTGGAGAATCATGCCGACGTTCGCGTGCTGCCGTCGGTATGGATCGCGGGCGATCCACTGCACAAATTGCTCGGCAAGCGCAAGCCGATCCTGACCGCAAAGCGGATGCTGTCGAACCAGACCTTCCGCGATGTGTTCAAGGCCGACAATCTCACCGTCGACCAGCGGCTGAAGATCACCGCGCTGACCTTCCTGTTCACCGATCTGAAGGGCTCGACCGCGCTCTATGAGCGGGTCGGCGATCTCGCCGCGTTCGATCTGGTGCGCGCGCATTTCCACGCGCTGCTCGAGATCATCGCCTCCGAGCACGGCGCTGTGGTCAAGACGATCGGCGACGCCGTGATGGCGACCTTCATCCGGCCCGAGCACGCCTTGTCGGCGGGCCTGCGCATGCGCGCCGCGATGAAGCAGCTCAACACCGAGCGCGGCAAGGAAGATCTGATCGTCAAGATAGGCATCCATGAGGGACCGTGCCTCGCGGTGACGCTGAACGAGCGGCAGGATTATTTCGGCCAGACCGTGAATATCGCGGCACGGGTGCAGAGCCTGTCGACGTCGCAGGAAATCCACCTGACCCAGCCGGTGATGGAATCGGCGGAGGTCGCGGGCATTCTCGATCGCGAGGCGATCAAGCCGATCCAGAAGGAAGCGGCGTTGCGCGGCATTGCCGACAAGCTCGTGGTGTACGAGATACCGTAG
- a CDS encoding MFS transporter, producing the protein MTEARKRPDSITAPLRHSIFRRIWLASLLSNLGILIQGVGAAWAMTQMSSEADKVALVQTALMLPVMLISMPAGAIADMHDRRIVALVSLAIALAGATTLTVLAWLNLVTPNILLALCFVVGSGMALFGPAWQSSVSEQVPSETLPAAVALNGISYNIARSFGPAIGGIVVASAGAVAAFAANAVLYLPLLVVLFMWNRVSEPSRLPRERLNRAIVSGVRYITNSPSIRIVLTRTMVTGIIGGSVSALMPLVARDLLHGGAQTYGIMLGAFGMGAVIGALNISEIRSRLSGEAAIRACALSMGAAIAAVALSKEPVITAAALVVAGAAWMLAVALFNIGVQLSAPRWVAGRSLAAFQASIAGGIAIGSWGWGRITDLGGVEMALLISAGLMLLSPLLGLWLRMPPIGARNEDATEALADPEVRLQLSGRSGPLVVEIEYRVAQENARAFHNVMQDVQLSRQRNGAYGWSIARDIADPELWTERYHCPTWLDFLRQRNRATQIERELHQKAADFHIGAEPVRVRRMLERPFGSVRWKDETPDRAAKEVIPVVATAAGSST; encoded by the coding sequence ATGACCGAAGCGCGGAAGCGTCCCGACAGTATCACTGCACCGTTGCGGCATTCAATCTTCAGGCGAATCTGGCTCGCCAGCCTGCTCTCCAATCTCGGCATCCTCATCCAGGGCGTCGGCGCCGCCTGGGCGATGACGCAGATGAGCTCGGAGGCCGACAAGGTCGCCCTGGTGCAGACCGCGCTGATGCTGCCGGTGATGCTGATCTCGATGCCGGCCGGCGCCATCGCCGACATGCATGACCGCCGCATCGTCGCGCTGGTGTCGCTGGCGATCGCGCTGGCCGGCGCCACCACCCTGACGGTGCTGGCCTGGCTCAATCTGGTGACGCCGAACATCCTGCTCGCGCTGTGCTTCGTCGTCGGCAGCGGCATGGCGCTGTTCGGTCCGGCCTGGCAATCCTCGGTCAGCGAGCAGGTGCCGTCGGAGACGCTGCCTGCCGCGGTCGCGCTGAACGGCATCAGCTACAACATCGCGCGCAGCTTCGGCCCCGCGATCGGCGGCATCGTGGTGGCCTCCGCAGGTGCGGTGGCGGCCTTCGCGGCCAATGCCGTGCTGTATCTGCCGCTGCTCGTCGTGCTGTTCATGTGGAATCGCGTCAGCGAACCGTCGCGGCTGCCGCGCGAACGGCTGAACCGCGCCATCGTCTCCGGCGTGCGCTACATCACCAACTCGCCGTCGATCAGGATCGTGCTGACCCGCACCATGGTGACCGGCATCATCGGCGGCTCGGTCTCGGCGCTGATGCCGCTGGTGGCGCGCGACCTGCTGCATGGCGGCGCGCAGACCTACGGCATCATGCTCGGCGCGTTCGGCATGGGCGCCGTGATCGGCGCGCTCAACATCAGCGAGATCCGCAGCCGGCTCAGCGGCGAAGCCGCGATTCGCGCCTGTGCGCTGTCGATGGGCGCGGCGATCGCCGCAGTCGCCCTGAGCAAGGAGCCGGTGATCACCGCCGCAGCACTGGTGGTTGCCGGTGCGGCGTGGATGCTCGCGGTCGCGCTGTTCAATATCGGCGTGCAGCTCTCGGCGCCGCGCTGGGTCGCCGGCCGTTCGCTGGCGGCCTTTCAAGCCTCGATCGCCGGCGGCATCGCAATCGGAAGCTGGGGCTGGGGACGTATCACGGATTTGGGCGGCGTCGAGATGGCGCTGCTGATCTCCGCCGGCTTGATGCTGCTGTCGCCGCTGCTCGGCCTCTGGCTGCGGATGCCGCCGATTGGCGCGCGCAACGAGGACGCGACGGAAGCGCTGGCCGATCCCGAGGTGCGGCTGCAACTTTCTGGACGTAGCGGGCCGCTGGTGGTCGAGATCGAATACCGGGTGGCGCAGGAGAATGCCCGCGCCTTCCATAATGTGATGCAGGATGTGCAGCTCAGCCGGCAGCGCAATGGCGCCTATGGCTGGTCGATCGCGCGCGACATCGCCGATCCCGAATTGTGGACCGAGCGCTATCATTGCCCGACCTGGCTCGATTTCCTGCGCCAGCGCAACCGCGCCACCCAGATCGAACGCGAACTGCACCAGAAGGCGGCCGACTTCCACATCGGCGCCGAGCCGGTCCGCGTGCGCCGGATGCTGGAGCGCCCGTTCGGATCGGTGCGCTGGAAGGACGAGACCCCGGACCGCGCCGCCAAGGAGGTGATCCCGGTGGTCGCGACCGCGGCGGGAAGTAGCACCTGA
- a CDS encoding cytochrome P450, protein MSIAEVYDITVTRRPLVPPAPPRAPDDMTALQRMRVMRNSPIETWGQRAYEDDIVQGRFLRHSSFILNTPDAIRHVLVDNYENYTRTPAGLRVLRPMLGEGLLIAEGRAWKHQRRTLAPAFTPRAVTTLVPSMIAAVDETIAKLKAASGGPVDLREAMQRMTLEIAGRTMFSFGMDRHGAALRDFVMEYGNTLARPHMLDLVLPLSWPTPQDFRRARFRKRWTAFVGMLMAERRAAGKDDNAPARDLFDLMGAARDPETGQAFTDAQLGDQVATMILAGHETTATALFWALYLLALDPETQEQLAAEVGSAASSGVLDIERLKFTRAVVDETMRLYPPAFLIARAAGGPDTIAGRSVRKHDVILIAPWLLHRHEKLWREPNAFVPQRFMTETPPDRFAYLPFGVGARVCIGAHFALVEATLALAKLIGAFRVALADKDPVVPIGVVTTQPNRSPVFTIKPR, encoded by the coding sequence ATGAGCATAGCCGAAGTCTACGACATCACGGTCACGCGGCGGCCCCTGGTCCCGCCGGCGCCGCCGCGCGCGCCCGACGATATGACCGCGCTGCAGCGGATGCGGGTGATGCGCAACTCGCCGATCGAGACCTGGGGGCAGCGCGCCTATGAGGACGATATCGTCCAGGGCCGCTTCCTCCGGCACTCGAGCTTCATTCTCAACACGCCGGATGCGATCCGCCACGTGCTGGTCGACAATTACGAGAACTATACCCGTACGCCGGCCGGGCTGCGCGTGCTGCGTCCGATGCTGGGCGAGGGACTTCTGATCGCCGAGGGCCGGGCATGGAAGCATCAGCGCCGCACGCTGGCACCGGCGTTCACGCCGCGCGCGGTGACGACGCTGGTGCCCTCCATGATTGCAGCAGTCGACGAGACGATCGCCAAGCTGAAGGCCGCGAGCGGCGGTCCCGTCGATCTGCGCGAGGCGATGCAGCGCATGACGCTGGAGATCGCCGGCCGCACCATGTTCTCGTTCGGCATGGATCGGCACGGTGCCGCGCTGCGCGACTTCGTGATGGAATATGGCAACACGCTGGCGCGGCCGCATATGCTCGACCTGGTGTTGCCCTTGAGCTGGCCGACCCCGCAGGATTTCCGGCGCGCCCGTTTCCGCAAGCGCTGGACTGCTTTTGTCGGCATGCTGATGGCCGAGCGCCGCGCCGCCGGCAAGGATGACAACGCGCCGGCCCGCGACCTGTTCGACCTGATGGGTGCCGCGCGCGATCCCGAAACCGGCCAGGCCTTCACCGACGCCCAGCTCGGCGACCAGGTCGCCACCATGATCCTGGCGGGCCACGAGACGACCGCGACCGCGCTGTTCTGGGCGCTCTATCTGCTGGCGCTCGATCCCGAGACCCAGGAGCAATTGGCAGCAGAAGTCGGGAGTGCGGCGAGCTCAGGCGTGCTCGACATCGAGCGGCTGAAATTCACCCGCGCCGTGGTCGATGAAACCATGCGGCTCTATCCGCCGGCGTTTTTGATCGCGCGCGCGGCAGGCGGGCCCGATACTATCGCGGGTCGTTCGGTCAGGAAGCATGACGTGATCCTGATCGCGCCGTGGCTGTTGCACCGGCATGAAAAACTGTGGCGCGAGCCGAACGCGTTCGTGCCGCAGCGTTTCATGACGGAGACGCCGCCCGATCGCTTCGCCTATCTGCCGTTCGGGGTCGGCGCGCGGGTCTGCATCGGCGCGCATTTCGCGCTGGTCGAGGCGACGCTTGCGCTTGCGAAGCTTATCGGCGCGTTCCGCGTCGCGCTGGCCGACAAGGATCCAGTGGTTCCGATCGGCGTGGTGACGACACAGCCGAACCGATCCCCGGTGTTTACGATCAAGCCGCGCTAA
- a CDS encoding TRAP transporter large permease yields the protein MSDPALGLLMLALIVVVIMMGFATAFTLMGLGMFFGFIAFYDPAQHWTQNRVFELMVQRTYGAMTNDVLISIPLFVLMGYVMERGALVDKMFHSIQLAFRRMPASLAVTTLIVCTFWGIASGLVGAVVVLMGVIAFNPMLRAGYDVKLASGVITAGGTLGILIPPSVMIIVYAAVAGQSIVKLYAAAMFPGFFLAFLYLVYIVAWALINPKIAPPLPEEQTRVEVPAWITRFETLYSPNLFVALLKALISPGKARSVEFDGKPMSYRAILQNGLVALVPFLLTAGTLSTVWWYVVIHQQAAAASGAVEGLEQLGSAVSAEPTRADKGPDFQFYLWFAVSAAILALWTARSYWRMNGERFEVLKLLTSSVMPLGILTAVVLAVILFGITTATESAAVGAAGAFLLAVQARTLDWKRTKEAVFLTAKTTAMVCWLFVGSALFSAVFAILGGQALLESWVLSLNMTPVQFMILSQAIIFLLGWPLEWTEIIIIFVPIFLPMLKHFNIDPILWGTLVFVNLQAAFLSPPVAMSAFYLKGVAPKHVTLNQIFAGMMPYMLIVILCMVIMYLWPGMTLWLPNYLYGG from the coding sequence ATGAGCGATCCGGCACTCGGTCTGTTGATGCTGGCGCTTATCGTCGTCGTCATCATGATGGGATTTGCCACGGCCTTCACGCTGATGGGGCTGGGCATGTTCTTCGGCTTCATCGCCTTCTACGACCCGGCGCAGCACTGGACGCAGAACCGCGTCTTCGAGCTGATGGTCCAGCGCACCTACGGCGCGATGACCAACGACGTGCTGATTTCCATCCCGCTGTTCGTGCTGATGGGATACGTGATGGAGCGCGGCGCGCTAGTCGACAAGATGTTCCATTCGATCCAGCTCGCGTTCCGCCGCATGCCGGCCTCGCTCGCGGTCACGACCCTGATCGTCTGCACATTCTGGGGGATCGCCAGCGGACTGGTCGGTGCGGTGGTCGTGTTGATGGGCGTGATCGCCTTCAATCCGATGCTGCGGGCCGGCTATGACGTCAAGCTCGCGTCCGGCGTCATCACCGCCGGCGGCACGCTCGGGATCCTCATCCCGCCCTCGGTGATGATCATCGTCTATGCGGCGGTTGCCGGACAATCCATCGTCAAGCTGTACGCGGCCGCGATGTTCCCGGGCTTTTTCCTGGCCTTCCTATACCTGGTCTATATCGTGGCTTGGGCACTGATAAATCCAAAAATCGCTCCGCCCTTGCCGGAGGAGCAGACCCGGGTCGAGGTCCCTGCCTGGATCACCAGATTTGAGACGCTCTATTCGCCCAACCTGTTCGTCGCCCTGCTGAAGGCTCTGATTTCGCCCGGCAAGGCAAGGAGCGTCGAGTTCGACGGCAAGCCGATGAGCTATCGGGCGATCTTGCAGAATGGCCTGGTTGCGCTGGTGCCGTTCCTGTTGACCGCTGGCACGCTGTCAACCGTCTGGTGGTACGTCGTGATCCACCAGCAGGCGGCCGCGGCATCGGGAGCGGTCGAGGGTCTGGAGCAATTGGGCAGTGCCGTATCGGCGGAACCGACGCGCGCCGACAAGGGGCCGGACTTCCAGTTCTATCTCTGGTTCGCCGTCAGCGCGGCTATCCTGGCCCTGTGGACCGCGCGTTCCTATTGGCGCATGAACGGCGAGCGCTTCGAGGTGCTCAAGCTCCTGACCTCGTCCGTGATGCCGCTCGGTATCCTCACCGCGGTCGTGCTGGCCGTGATCCTGTTTGGCATCACGACCGCGACCGAGTCCGCTGCTGTCGGCGCCGCCGGCGCTTTCCTCCTCGCCGTGCAAGCCCGCACGCTGGACTGGAAGCGCACAAAGGAAGCGGTGTTCCTGACCGCCAAGACCACCGCGATGGTGTGCTGGCTGTTCGTCGGCTCCGCACTGTTCTCGGCGGTGTTCGCCATCCTCGGCGGTCAGGCCCTGCTGGAAAGCTGGGTGCTCTCGCTCAACATGACGCCCGTGCAGTTCATGATCCTGTCGCAGGCGATCATCTTCCTGCTCGGCTGGCCGCTCGAATGGACCGAGATCATTATCATCTTCGTGCCCATCTTCCTGCCCATGCTGAAGCACTTCAACATCGACCCGATCCTGTGGGGCACGCTGGTGTTCGTGAACCTGCAGGCGGCGTTCCTTTCGCCGCCGGTTGCCATGTCGGCGTTCTACCTCAAGGGCGTCGCACCAAAGCACGTCACACTCAACCAGATCTTCGCCGGCATGATGCCCTACATGCTGATCGTGATCCTTTGCATGGTGATCATGTATCTCTGGCCGGGGATGACGCTGTGGCTGCCGAACTACCTCTATGGCGGCTGA
- a CDS encoding TRAP transporter small permease subunit — protein sequence MSVQGFLYSIDRLSTWVGKAAAWLIILLMSVVCVEVFKRYVMNMPTAWIFDLDNMLYGTLFMLCGGYTLAQNAHVRGDFLYSSMRPRTQASLDLVLYIVFFLPGIAALIYAGTFYAADSWRIAEHSNVTADGPPIYHFKSVIPIAGALIMLQGLAEIVRCIACLKTGEWPGRLADVTEIDVVEQQLAQSEYVDEESRKLAIEGAQRIDEMARQRGMGGDVNT from the coding sequence ATGAGCGTCCAGGGTTTTCTGTACTCGATTGATCGCCTGAGTACCTGGGTCGGCAAGGCCGCAGCCTGGCTGATCATCCTGTTGATGAGCGTCGTCTGCGTCGAAGTGTTCAAGCGCTACGTCATGAACATGCCGACGGCGTGGATCTTCGATCTCGACAACATGCTGTACGGCACGCTGTTCATGCTCTGTGGCGGCTACACGCTGGCGCAGAACGCCCATGTCCGCGGCGACTTCCTCTATTCCTCGATGCGGCCGCGCACCCAGGCCTCGCTGGACCTCGTGCTGTACATCGTTTTCTTCCTGCCCGGCATCGCAGCGCTGATCTATGCCGGCACCTTCTACGCTGCGGACTCCTGGCGGATCGCCGAGCACTCCAACGTGACGGCGGATGGCCCGCCGATCTACCACTTCAAATCGGTGATACCGATCGCCGGCGCGCTGATCATGCTGCAGGGGCTGGCTGAGATCGTGCGCTGCATCGCGTGCCTGAAGACGGGCGAATGGCCGGGCCGGCTCGCCGACGTCACCGAGATCGATGTGGTCGAACAGCAGCTCGCGCAAAGCGAATATGTCGATGAGGAATCGCGCAAGCTCGCCATCGAGGGCGCGCAGCGGATCGACGAAATGGCACGGCAGCGCGGCATGGGCGGGGACGTGAACACATGA